The sequence below is a genomic window from Bradyrhizobium septentrionale.
GCGCTACGAATGCCTCGAGACCATGGACGACGGCGAGTTCGTCGAGGCCGACGATTCCTCGGTCGGCGGCGGCGGCCCGGCCGTGATCCCCTGCAACTGGCTGCAGCATTTCGAGAACGTCGCCGACCCCTACCACGTGCCGGTGCTGCACGGCTCGTTCTCAGGGCCGCAGTTCACCACCATGATGGCCTCGATGCCCGAGGTGAAGTTCGAGATGTCGCCGCGCGGCGTCGCGGTGCGCTCGATCCGCAGGCAGGACGACGGCAAGGTGTTTTACCGCGTCACCGAGGCCGCCCTCCCCACGCTGCGCGTCGTGCCCAATCCGCGGGTCGCGCAATTCGCCCGCGTCGAATCGATCGGCTGGACCTTGCCGATCGACGACATCTCGTTCCGCATCTACGTCGCCGGCCGGGTCAAGAATTCAGGCGATATCGGCCGCATGCGCTCGAAGTTCAACGGCAAGTTCTGGTGGGACATGACGGAGCAGGAGCACCAGCAATTCCCCGGCGACTATGAGGCCCAGGTCGGCCAGGGACCGGTGACGGTCCATTCCGAAGAGCATTTTGGCCAGAGCGACCGCGGCATCCTGATGGTCCGCCGGATGCTTGGCGAGCAGCTCGAGGCGCTCGCCGCCGGCCGCGACCCGATCGGCGTGTCGTTCGACGCCGACGCGACGCCGGTCGAATTCGAGGCGGGGAATTACAACCGCGAAGCCTAAGTTCCGCGCGCAAGCAAACAAGAACAAAGACGATCGGGGGGCGCGCTGCTGTTCGTCTGGGCCGCGCGCTGGATCCGATCGGATATCGCGCGCGCCAGTTAAGCAGCCATGAAGGCCAGCAGGTCGGACATCAAGCGCGCGCTGTGCGTCAGCGGCAAAGCGTGCGGCGCGCCTTCATAGACGGAAAGCTTGCTGCCCTTGATCAGCGCCGCGGTCTTGGCGCCGGTCAGCTCGAGCGGTGCGCTGGCATCCTTGTCGCCGTGCACGATCAGCGTCGGGCGATCGATCCCCCTGGCCGCCGCGCGCAGATCGGCAAAGGAGATCGTTCTGCGGCAGGCCAGCGCCACCGGCAGCGGCACGCTCAGCATCATCTCCCTGATCCAGGCCCGCGTGACCTCGGGCGTGTCGAGCATGAAAAACGGCGCCTCGTTCTCGCCCATCCATCTCGGGAAGTCCTGCGCAATCGCGGCATTCTGCGCGTCGATCATCGGCTTCGGAACTGCGTCGGGATTATCCTCCGTCTGCACCAGGAACGGCGTGGTCGGCGCCACTAGGACCAATCGCGCGATGCGTTCCCCGCCGTGACGCGCCAGATAGTTCACCGCCTCGATCGATCCCATCGAATGCGCAACCAGTGTCACGTCGCGCAGGTCGCGCTGCTCGATCACGGCAGCGACGTCATCGGTCAGCGTGTCGAGATCGTAGCCCGTCATCGGCATGTCGGAGCGGCCATGGCCGCGCCGGTCCGGTGCGACGCAGCGATACCCCTTGGCATTGAGCGCCACGATGTGACTGCCCCAGATGCCGGAATTAAATGTCCAGGCGGCGAGCAGCAGCACCGGCCGGCCTGCACCCCAATCCTGCACGAACAGCGAGGTGCCATCCCTCGCCGTCACGCGCGATTGGCGCGCCGGCTGCGGCGGCGTGGTTTGCGCGTCGGCAGGCGCGGCCGCAGCGAGAGCGGTGCCAAGCAATGTTGCTTCGAGGACTGTTCGACGATTCATCTCAGATCTCCCTTGCGGATCGGCCGTGACGTGAACGCCACCGATCGACCGATCATCGCAAAACGATGTCGTGCGCACGATTACGCGCGAGGTAATCGGGCTGGAGACGCCAACCCTGCCGGGATTTACCCGTTCGAATTTTCCGTGAAGGTCGCCACGACGTTCCGATAGCGCTTGCTGCCGGCGAGCGTCTCGCCATTGTCCATGCGCAGCAAGAAGTCGCCCGCCGGACGATGCTCGACGGCCACGACCCGCGCTGGATTCACCAGTCTCGCCCGATGCACGCGGACAAGGCCGAACGGCTGGAGCCGATCCTGCTCGCGCGCCAGCGTGCTGCGGATAAGACGGCGTCCGTTGGGAAGACTGAATTCGACATAGTTGCCGGCGGACGTCACGGCCACGATGTCGCGGGGATCGATCCGAAAGCTCGTCGCGCCATCCCGCAGCCAGAGGCTGGGGTTGGCGGCGTCGACGGGCGGCTCGGCCACCGGCGGTGCAGACACCTCGGCGGTCAGCGCCGGCGCCGCTGATATCACCGCCCCCCTGCGATCCATCAACCAGATCACCACTGCCACCATCACCGACGAGACAATGTCCTTCTGGAACTCATGCGGAAATGCCGTCATCCAATGAAACGAATAGACATCGGCCAGCAACAGCTTGCGCAACCCGACCATGGTGACGAGATGCGCGAACGCGTAGAGCAGCGTCGCCGCCCCCGCCAGCGTGACGGCCATCACGCGGCTGCGCCGAAGACGCAATTGTGCGACGCCGCTTCGCAGGAGTGGCAGAAACAGGATCCACGCAACGGCGCTCGTCATCTCGAGCAGCACGGGCGTGCGCAATGGTGCGAACCCCGCGGACGGCTTGAACTCGTTGACCGAGGAGAAGACGTTGACCACGCCACTCGCCACGATCAGCAGCGCCACCCAGCCATAGGCGAGCATCGAGGCGCGCTCCGCCCCGCTCCATCGCATTGCCGTCACATCGGGTCGATTTTCGTCCCTGGAATCGGGTTGCTCGTCCCAAGACCGCTCGACGCGACGACCTGTCACCGGTTCAATGGAATTCTCTGGCTGCGTCGTCGGCATGTCGGGATGGAATAGATGGTGCAACTCGTCAGGTCGTCTGCCCCGGTGGTCAGGTCGGGGACCCAACTGCGATCCGTCACTCAAGCCGGTCTTTATCACAGGCAAGCGAACGTCGTCCCGCAAAGCAGGATGGTGAGCCGTCCGGACGGCGTGAAAATCGGCTCTGCTCACGGACCGGTGACCGGCCGATGAATCGTCGCGAACTCCTGATCGGCGCGGCCCTGACGCCGGTGGCGCACTGGATGGTGCCGAGGCCGGTTGCCGCAGCGCAAGGCGCGAGCATTTCGTCGCAAATGCTTCGGCGAACGCGCCCCTCGGATCCTGAATGGCCGTCGGCAGCCAGTTGGAACCGGCTCAACGAGCAAACCGAGGGGCGGCTCATGGCGGTGAAGTCGCCGCTCGTGGCGTGTCAGGACAATCCTGCCGGCGCGGCTTGCCGCGATGTCTTCAAGGGGCTCAAAAATCCCTACTACATCGGCGACGACGCGGCGCTGACCCAGACCGCGGGCTATCTCGACGCCTGGGCGTCGCAGCCGAGCGTCTACGCGGTCGCAGCGCGCAAGACAGCCGACGTCGTCGCTGCCGTCAATTTCGCCCGTGACAACAATCTGCGGCTGGTCGTCAGAGGCGGCGGCCACTCCTATCTCGGCACATCGAGTGCACCGGACTCGCTGATGATCTGGACGCGGGCGATGAACGACATCACGCTGCACGAGAGCTTCGTCGCGCAAGGCTCTGAGGATCCGCCGCAGCCGGCCGTCACCGTCGGTGCCGGCGCGATCTGGATGCACGTCTACAACGAGGTGACGACCCGGGGTGGCCGCTATGTCCAGGGCGGCGGCTGCGGAACCGTCGGCGTCGCGGGGCTGCTGCAGGGCGGCGGCTTCGGCAGCTATTCGAAGAACTACGGCACCGCCGCGGCGAGCCTGCTGGAAGCCGAAATCGTCACCGCCGACGGTGTGGTCCGGATCGCAAATGCCCGCAGCAACCCCGACCTGTTCTGGGCCTTGCGCGGCGGCGGCGGCGGCACCTTTGGCGTCGTCACCCGCCTGACGCTGCGGACCCATGAACTACCCGATGTGTTTGGCTTCGCCTCCATGACGATCCAGGCCGCATCCGGCTCATCATTCCGCAAGCTCGTCGGCGCGTTCGTCGATCTCTACGCCGACCGCCTGCATGACCGCCATTGGGGCGAGATCGTCAACATCAAGCCCGGCAATGTGCTCGACATCCAGCTCTCGTTCCAGGGGCTAAGTAAGCAGCAGGCTGACGAACTGTGGCAGGCCTTCATTCGCCTCGTGAGCGAAGCCGGGGGCGAATTCGCCTTCACCCGTTCGCCGTCGATCCGCACAGGTCCGGCAGCGCGCCGCTGGGACGCCGCCTATATCAGGCAGCGCGCGCCGCAGGCGAT
It includes:
- a CDS encoding aromatic ring-hydroxylating dioxygenase subunit alpha, yielding MTITQRDRDLGTAYAMKPSTTRTELTSVVRGTPMGELLRRYWHPVGLAGDATDIPRKVRALGEDLVLFRDRHGRIGLLHARCCHRGTTLYYGKVEEDGIRCCYHGWKFDTEGRCVEQPCEPEGGLFKDRVRQPWYPVQERYGLIFAYMGPAEKKPVLPRYECLETMDDGEFVEADDSSVGGGGPAVIPCNWLQHFENVADPYHVPVLHGSFSGPQFTTMMASMPEVKFEMSPRGVAVRSIRRQDDGKVFYRVTEAALPTLRVVPNPRVAQFARVESIGWTLPIDDISFRIYVAGRVKNSGDIGRMRSKFNGKFWWDMTEQEHQQFPGDYEAQVGQGPVTVHSEEHFGQSDRGILMVRRMLGEQLEALAAGRDPIGVSFDADATPVEFEAGNYNREA
- a CDS encoding LytTR family DNA-binding domain-containing protein, with translation MRWSGAERASMLAYGWVALLIVASGVVNVFSSVNEFKPSAGFAPLRTPVLLEMTSAVAWILFLPLLRSGVAQLRLRRSRVMAVTLAGAATLLYAFAHLVTMVGLRKLLLADVYSFHWMTAFPHEFQKDIVSSVMVAVVIWLMDRRGAVISAAPALTAEVSAPPVAEPPVDAANPSLWLRDGATSFRIDPRDIVAVTSAGNYVEFSLPNGRRLIRSTLAREQDRLQPFGLVRVHRARLVNPARVVAVEHRPAGDFLLRMDNGETLAGSKRYRNVVATFTENSNG
- a CDS encoding FAD-binding oxidoreductase, which codes for MNRRELLIGAALTPVAHWMVPRPVAAAQGASISSQMLRRTRPSDPEWPSAASWNRLNEQTEGRLMAVKSPLVACQDNPAGAACRDVFKGLKNPYYIGDDAALTQTAGYLDAWASQPSVYAVAARKTADVVAAVNFARDNNLRLVVRGGGHSYLGTSSAPDSLMIWTRAMNDITLHESFVAQGSEDPPQPAVTVGAGAIWMHVYNEVTTRGGRYVQGGGCGTVGVAGLLQGGGFGSYSKNYGTAAASLLEAEIVTADGVVRIANARSNPDLFWALRGGGGGTFGVVTRLTLRTHELPDVFGFASMTIQAASGSSFRKLVGAFVDLYADRLHDRHWGEIVNIKPGNVLDIQLSFQGLSKQQADELWQAFIRLVSEAGGEFAFTRSPSIRTGPAARRWDAAYIRQRAPQAILSDDRPGAPAENVFWAANLSEAGHFIHGFESLWLPASLLDGVERPRLVEALLAAAQHATVELHFQKGLAGGSEAAIASAKETATNPAVIDAFVLAIIASEGPPAYSGLSGHEPDLADARKNAAGIAKAVGELRKVAPDGGAYLAESSFFEPKWQQAYWGANYKRLLQIKQQYDPAGLFFVRHGVGSEGWSDDGFARLAAHQ
- a CDS encoding alpha/beta fold hydrolase codes for the protein MNRRTVLEATLLGTALAAAAPADAQTTPPQPARQSRVTARDGTSLFVQDWGAGRPVLLLAAWTFNSGIWGSHIVALNAKGYRCVAPDRRGHGRSDMPMTGYDLDTLTDDVAAVIEQRDLRDVTLVAHSMGSIEAVNYLARHGGERIARLVLVAPTTPFLVQTEDNPDAVPKPMIDAQNAAIAQDFPRWMGENEAPFFMLDTPEVTRAWIREMMLSVPLPVALACRRTISFADLRAAARGIDRPTLIVHGDKDASAPLELTGAKTAALIKGSKLSVYEGAPHALPLTHSARLMSDLLAFMAA